In Xyrauchen texanus isolate HMW12.3.18 chromosome 14, RBS_HiC_50CHRs, whole genome shotgun sequence, the following are encoded in one genomic region:
- the atp1a1b gene encoding sodium/potassium-transporting ATPase subunit alpha-1b, with protein MGVGDGRDQYELAAMSEQSGKKKSKNKKEKKEKDMDELKKEVDLDDHKLSLEELHHKYGTDLSKGLSNSRAEEILARDGRNALTPPPTTPEWVKFCKQMFGGFSMLLWTGAVLCFLAYGILAAMEDEPANDNLYLGVVLSAVVIITGCFSYYQDAKSSKIMDSFKNLVPQQALVVRDGEKKQINAEEVVIGDLVEVKGGDRIPADLRIISSHGCKVDNSSLTGESEPQTRSPDFSNDNPLETKNIAFFSTNCVEGTARGIVISTGDRTVMGRIATLASGLEVGRTPISIEIEHFIHIITGVAVFLGVSFFILSLVLGYSWLEAVIFLIGIIVANVPEGLLATVTVCLTLTAKRMAKKNCLVKNLEAVETLGSTSTICSDKTGTLTQNRMTVAHMWFDNQIHEADTTENQSGTSFDRSSDTWASLARIAGLCNRAVFLAEQIDVPILKRDVAGDASESALLKCIELCCGSVKEMREKFTKVAEIPFNSTNKYQLSVHKIPSGGKESQHLLVMKGAPERILDRCATIMIQGKEQLLDDEIKESFQNAYLELGGLGERVLGFCHFYLPDEQFPEGFQFDADDVNFPTENLCFVGLMSMIDPPRAAVPDAVGKCRSAGIKVIMVTGDHPITAKAIAKGVGIISEGNETVEDIAARLNIPVNEVNPRDAKACVVHGGDLKDLSCEQLDDILKYHTEIVFARTSPQQKLIIVEGCQRTGAIVAVTGDGVNDSPALKKADIGVAMGIAGSDVSKQAADMILLDDNFASIVTGVEEGRLIFDNLKKSIAYTLTSNIPEITPFLFFIIANIPLPLGTVTILCIDLGTDMLPAISLAYEAAESDIMKRQPRNPKTDKLVNERLISIAYGQIGMIQALAGFFTYFVILAENGFLPPRLLGIRMNWDDKYINDLEDSYGQQWTYEQRKIVEFTCHTAFFTSIVIVQWADLIICKTRRNSVFQQGMKNKILIFGLFEETALAAFLSYCPGMDVALRMYPLKPNWWFCAFPYSLLIFIYDEIRKLILRRNPGGWMERETYY; from the exons ATGGGAGTTGGG GATGGACGGGACCAGTATGAGCTGGCAGCAATGTCGGAACAAAGTGGGaagaaaaagagcaaaaacaagaaggagaagaaagagaaagatatGGATGAGCTGAAAAAGGAAGTGGATTTG GATGATCACAAACTGTCTTTGGAAGAGCTCCACCATAAATATGGAACGGATTTGAGCAAA GGTCTTTCAAATTCTCGCGCAGAAGAGATCCTAGCCCGTGATGGACGTAATGCCCTCACTCCACCACCAACCACTCCAGAGTGGGTCAAGTTCTGCAAGCAGATGTTTGGAGGTTTCTCCATGCTGTTGTGGACCGGTGCTGTTCTCTGCTTTCTTGCATATGGCATTCTGGCAGCAATGGAAGATGAGCCAGCCAATGACAAT CTGTATTTGGgagttgtgctgtctgctgtggtCATCATCACTGGCTGTTTCTCATACTATCAAGATGCCAAGAGCTCTAAGATTATGGACTCTTTCAAGAATTTGGTTCCACAG CAAGCTCTGGTTGTCCGTGATGGTGAGAAGAAGCAGATTAATGCAGAAGAAGTGGTGATCGGTGATCTGGTGGAGGTGAAAGGCGGTGACAGAATCCCTGCTGACCTGAGAATCATATCATCACATGGGTGCAAG GTGGATAACTCCTCTCTGACTGGAGAATCAGAGCCTCAGACACGGTCTCCAGATTTCTCAAATGATAATCCTCTTGAGACCAAGAATATTGCTTTCTTCTCCACAAACTGTGTTGAAG GTACTGCACGTGGCATTGTCATCAGCACTGGAGACCGTACTGTAATGGGCCGTATCGCCACCCTTGCATCTGGTCTGGAAGTTGGGCGCACCCCCATCTCCATTGAAATTGAGCATTTCATCCACATCATCACAGGCGTGGCAGTCTTCCTGGGTGTCTCTTTCTTCATCTTGTCACTTGTTCTTGGTTATTCCTGGTTGGAAGCTGTTATCTTTCTTATTGGGATCATTGTGGCCAATGTGCCCGAAGGTCTTCTTGCTACAGTCACA GTTTGTCTCACCCTTACAGCTAAGCGTATGGCTAAGAAGAACTGTTTGGTTAAGAACCTTGAGGCGGTTGAAACACTGGGCTCAACCTCAACCATCTGTTCTGATAAAACTGGCACCTTAACGCAGAATCGCATGACCGTAGCCCACATGTGGTTTGATAACCAGATCCATGAGGCTGACACCACAGAAAATCAGAGTGGGACTTCCTTTGACCGTAGTTCGGACACCTGGGCGTCTTTGGCACGCATTGCTGGGCTCTGCAACAGGGCTGTGTTCCTGGCAGAGCAAATTGATGTGCCTATTCTGAAG AGAGATGTTGCTGGGGATGCATCTGAGTCTGCTCTGCTGAAATGCATTGAGCTCTGCTGTGGATCAGTAAAAGAAATGAGAGAAAAGTTCACCAAAGTGGCTGAAATCCCTTTTAACTCTACTAACAAATACCAG CTGTCAGTGCACAAGATTCCAAGTGGTGGCAAAGAGTCTCAGcatctgctggtgatgaaaggAGCTCCAGAGAGAATCCTGGACCGCTGTGCTACCATAATGATCCAAGGGAAGGAACAACTATTAGATGATGAAATTAAAGAATCCTTTCAGAATGCTTATCTGGAGCTTGGGGGACTTGGAGAGAGAGTATTGG GTTTCTGCCATTTCTACCTTCCGGATGAGCAGTTTCCAGAAGGCTTCCAGTTTGATGCTGATGATGTGAATTTCCCCACTGAGAATCTGTGCTTTGTTGGTCTTATGTCAATGATTGATCCCCCTCGTGCTGCTGTACCTGATGCGGTTGGCAAATGCAGAAGTGCAGGGATCAAG GTTATCATGGTCACTGGTGaccatccaatcactgccaaagcCATAGCAAAGGGTGTTGGGATTATCTCTGAGGGCAATGAGACTGTGGAAGACATTGCTGCTCGCTTGAATATCCCAGTCAATGAGGTCAACCCCAG AGATGCAAAGGCATGTGTGGTCCATGGTGGAGACCTGAAGGACCTCTCCTGTGAACAGCTAGATGATATTCTGAAATACCACACAGAGATTGTATTTGCAAGAACATCACCACAACAGAAACTGATCATCGTGGAGGGGTGTCAGCGAACG GGAGCCATTGTGGCTGTAACTGGTGATGGTGTGAATGATTCTCCAGCATTGAAGAAGGCTGATATTGGTGTTGCTATGGGCATTGCTGGCTCAGATGTATCAAAACAGGCTGCTGACATGATCCTGTTAGATGACAACTTTGCCTCAATTGTCACAGGCGTAGAGGAAG GCCGTCTGATCTTTGACAACTTAAAGAAGTCCATTGCTTACACCCTGACAAGTAACATCCCTGAGATCACACCCTTCCTTTTCTTCATTATCGCCAACATCCCTCTGCCTCTAGGAACTGTTACCATATTGTGTATTGACCTGGGAACAGACATG cTCCCTGCCATTTCCCTGGCATATGAGGCTGCTGAGAGTGATATCATGAAGAGACAGCCCAGAAACCCGAAAACAGACAAATTAGTGAATGAAAGACTTATTAGCATTGCGTATGGACAAATAG GTATGATTCAGGCTCTGGCTGGATTTTTCACATACTTTGTTATCCTTGCCGAAAACGGCTTTTTACCGCCAAGGCTGCTAGGAATTCGCATGAATTGGGACGACAAGTATATTAATGACCTGGAAGACAGTTATGGACAACAGTGG ACATACGAACAGAGAAAGATTGTGGAGTTCACTTGCCACACTGCATTCTTCACCAGCATTGTGATCGTGCAGTGGGCCGATTTGATTATCTGCAAGACCAGGCGAAACTCTGTCTTCCAGCAGGGAATGAA GAACAAAATCCTGATCTTTGGATTGTTTGAAGAAACAGCATTGGCTGCTTTCTTGTCCTACTGCCCTGGCATGGATGTGGCCCTCAGAATGTATCCACTCAA GCCCAATTGGTGGTTCTGTGCCTTCCCCTACTCTCttctcatttttatttatgatgAAATCAGAAAGCTCATCCTTAGACGTAACCCTGGAG gttggatggagagagagacataCTACTAG